A region of the Bacteroidota bacterium genome:
AGTCGTTATGCTGAAGTGGAAAAAAATCCAATTAAAAAATTAGTAATACAGGCTGAAGCAAACAGAATTAAAAATTGGGAGTTTCGTTATGTTAAACAAGCCGATATCGTTTTAGGCGGTACCAACGATAATGAAATTCACGAGCCGGATCCAGCAAAAAGAAAATTAAAATTCCGCGACTATTTGCATATTGGTGAAGACGACCAGATTAAATTACCGATTCCTGATTTTGATACCTTGGAAAATAGTCTGGTTTATGTTGGAACACTTACCTGGGAAGCAAATATTGAAGGCCTCATCTGGTTTGTAAAAGGTTGTTGGGAGAAATTAAAACAACAATTCCCGGAACTGAAATTATACATCATCGGCAAAAACCCTGACCCACGGCTGGTGGAACTTGGCAAGGTTTATGCAAATATTCAGATTATGGGTTTTGTTGAAGACCTGGAAACCTATTTTACTAAATGTAAGGTAAATATTATTCCATTGCGTTTTGGCAGTGGCATGAAAGTGAAAACAATAAATGGTTTGTGCAGAGGAATTCCAATGGTTTGTACTACTATTGGTGCAGAGGGATTAAAAGTGGAACACAATAAAGATATTTTAATAACGGATGATGTAGAAGTATTTGGAACCTATGTTGCAAAACTACTCACAGATAAAGAAAAATGGAACAGTATTGCCAAAAACAGTAAAATTACGGCAGCGCAATATTACACCTGGGATAGTTTATATAAAATCCTGGATGAAGCCATTTAAATTAATTCAATTTTATTTTATTAACCAAGGTTTGCATTTTATAAAGTTATGATGAAAAGATTGTTTATTCCGATAATTATTATTGCATTTTTTGCTGCTTGCGATAAAGAAGACACCACACCAACCGTATTAGTTGAACAGGATATTTATGAAATTAAATATGGTGATGATATCTTGCAACATATGGATGTTTATTTGCCGGCCGACAGAACAACAAATACCAAACTGTTAGTTTTTATACATGGGGGTGGTTGGAATACCGGTGATAAAAGTGATTTCACTGTAATTTTATCTTCCCTAAAAGGAAATGGTTTTGCTTATGCGAATTTAAATTATCGGTTGGCAAATGCGGCTATTGGTATTACTTTAGAAGATCAGATTGCAGATATTCGTGCAGCCTTAGATTTATTGATTTCAAAAAGCACTGACTTTGTTATTTCACCTGATCAAATCATCATCGCAGGGCATAGCGCTGGAGGACATCTTGCTTTATATACCGCTTATCATAATAATGGTGATGGCGCCATTAAAGCGGCAATCAGTTTAGCCGGACCAACAGATGTTACCGACGATTATTTTGTTTATACACCTGATTTAGCTTTGTTGGTAGAAAATATGACCGGAACTACTTATGCTGCAGATTCCACAGCTTGGGCAAATGCCAGTCCGGTAAATTATGTAACACCTGTGTCTCCACCAACTTTATTACAATATTGCGGTTTAGATTTTACCGTTCCGGCTTCACAGGGTGAAATATTGTCTGCAAAATTGGCTGCAATGAGTGTTGAGTATCAATATCAGTTTTATCCTTTTTACAGTCACGATATGGGCACCATATTTTTCGGCGGCTACCTGCCGGATGATGTAAAAACGCATTTGCTGGATTTTATCAATACGCACGCAAATTAAACAGCCATAATTATAGTTTTCCGGTGTGTTTGCGGCTAAATTCCTATTTTTGCCTAAAACCACCACAATGGTAATCGACCACCGTTATAAATTTATTTTTGTTGAACTTCCGCTAACTGCAACCAGTGCCATTTCGAAAGAAATTCGCGAGCAATATGGCTGTGAACCGTTTCTTAATAAACATGCCACATTCGATGATTATTTGCGTAAGGCTAATGCGGAAGAAAAAAAATATACTTCAATTGGCAGCGTTCGCAATCCTTTGGACCAAACGGTGAGTATGTATTTTAAATACAAAAATGATTTAGATCAGCGTTTTTCCTCCGGCAGAAAACGCCCCGGAAAATGGTTGCGAAAATCACTGGCTAAAAATCGTGATGCCGTTCGTTATCAGTTTATTATTCAAAATAACGCTTCGTTTGAAACGTATTTCATGAAATTTTTTAAATGGCCATATAGCAACTGGAGTATCATTCACCATAAAAAAATGGACCATTTAATTCGCTTTGAGCATCTGGTTGAAGATTACCGCAAAGTGTTTACGGCAGTTGGTTTACCAATCACTCGCGATTTACCGCAAGCCAATAAAACACCTGAAAAAAAGGCCGATTTCTGGAGTTATTATGAGTCGGATGCAGCAAAACGCAGAGCAAAATTTGTATTCGGGCCATTTATGCGTTACTGGGGATATAATTTCCCTGAAAACTGGGACAATATCAAAGAACCATGGCATGCACAATTATTGTATGCTACTGCGAATGTTTTCAGGAAATTCTACTGGCGTTTTCTGCGCTAAACAGGTAAACCGATAAATTTTATTATTTCGTTAACAGGTTTTATTATTTCCTTTTTTGGAAAGGGGAGTGGTATTACTAAATTTGACGCGACTAAACCAAACAATTATGCAACGTATTGTTCTATTCAGTGGCATGCTGCTTTCTGCTGTCATGTTACATGCTCAACAACCACAAAAAGCCGAATACCGCGACCCGAAAAACGGTTACTATCAGGACGTCATCATGAATGATGTTCAAAAGGCAGAACCTAAAACCACTAAAGATAATCGCATCTTTAAAATTGATGCTTCCGGAATTAATGCACCGAAAGATCCTGCAGCTTATACGCAAATTTGGCATTCTAATCCTGTTAGTCAGGGCAATACAAATACCTGCTGGTGTTTTTCCACTACTTCATTTTATGAAAGTGAAGTTAAACGCACCAGCGGATTAGAAGTAAAATTAAGTGAGATGTATGTAGTATATTACCAATACGTTGAACGTGCCAAATATTTTATTGCGCATAGAGGTGATATGTCGTTTGGTGAAGGCAGTGAAACGAATGGAACTACCTGGATGATTAAACAATACGGTATTGTGCCTTACGATGCTTATAAAGGCAAAACAAATACAGCTTCATTTTACAACCATGCCACTATGTTTGATGAAATAAACAGCTATTTGCAGGGCGTAAAAGCAGGTAATAACTGGAATGAAACAGAAGTAGTAAATACCGTAAAATCTATTTTGAATTTTTACATGGGTGAACCACCAACAACGGTGAAATGGCAAAATGCAAATTATTCACCGATAGAATTTTCAAAAACAATTCTGAAATTGGATATGAATAATTATGTTGATTTTATGAGTTTAATGCAAAAGCCATTCTATACAAAAGCAGAATATGATGTACCGGATAACTGGTGGAATGATGCAACTTATTATAATGTTCCTGTAAATGAATTTATGGATGCACTAAAAATGGCATTAAAAAATGGATATAGTGTGAGTATTGGTGGCGATGTAAGTGAACCCGGATGGGATAGCTGGAATAATATGGCTGTAATACCGACATGGGATATCAGTAGTGAAAATATTAACGATGCTGCAAGGCAATTACGTTTAAACAACGGTTCTACAACTGATGATCACGCTATGCATTTGGTTGGTTATAAAGAAGTAGATGGTAAAACCTGGTTTTTATTTAAAGATAGTGGTTCAGGTTCCCGCAATTGCGGCGCTGCAAGTCCGAGTTTTGGATATATGTATGTTAGTGAAGACTATGTAAAATTAAAAATGATGACTTTTACTGTAAATAAAGATGCGGTAAAATCATATGTAGATAAGTTCGCAGCAAATTAACGTGTAACACGTTATCAACGGCAGCTATTTGAGGTTCAGATGGTTGCCGTTTTTTTATTCTACAACAAATTGATAACCTTTACCTTTTAATGTAATTATTTCCACGCCGTTTTGGTTGCCAAAATATTCGCGTAATTTGCGAATATAAACATCGAGGTTGCGGGAATGAAAAAATGAGTCGTCGCCCCAAACCTCCAGTAGGAGCTGTTTTCGGTCGGTGATTTTATTCATGTTGCGTGCAAATACCTGTAATACTTCTGCTTCGCGGTTAGATAGTTTATACAGTGTTTCGCCATGCTGCAATTCATATTTATTGGCATGAAAAATAAATTTACCAATCGTTATGGTGTCGCCTAAATTTCCGGCAATTTTATTTAAATGTAATTGATTATTAATGCGGACAATTAATTCCTCAATACTAAATGGTTTACGGATATAATCAGTGGCGCCGGAATTAAATCCTTGTAAAACATCCTGTGTTTGTGTTTTTGCAGTGAGAAAAATGATGGGTAATCGTGGATATTTTGTAGTAATTAATTTACCCAATTCAAAACCATCTACATTCGGCAACATGACATCTAAAACACAAATATCCGGCGTAAATTTTGCAAAACTCTCCATCACTTTTGCGCCATCTTTTATTAATAAAACATCAAACCCTTTTTGTTCTAATGTATCACACACAATGGTGCCCAAATTAGGTTCATCTTCCACATATAATATTTTGGGTTTACTCATGCTTTTGGAAATGTTAAGGTAAATGTACAGCCTTTATCCGGATTATTTTTCACTGCAATAGTGCCACCCATTTGCTGCATTACTTCTGCGGCGTAGTATAATCCTAATCCGTAACCCTTTATATTATGTTTATTGCCGGATGGCACTCTGAAAAATTTCTCAAATATTTTATGTTTATAATCATCGGGAATTCCCGGGCCATTATCTGAAATTGTAATAAATACATATGTGCCATCAGCAAATATATTTACCTGTATTTCAGGAACAGCATCACTGTATTTTAAACTGTTTTCAATCAGATTAAAAACAACACCTTTAATATGTAATGTATCACCAATTATTGTTTCAGGATGTTCAGGTGCAGTAAGTTTGATATGTCCGCCTTTTTGTATTGCCTGAATTTGCATGGCGGTAATTGCTTCCTCAACAATTGTTACCGGGTTTATTTCTTCCTGTGTAAATACCTGGCGACCATTATCCAATAAAATACTGTTCATGACCTTATTTACCAATAAATCCAGTCTGGAAACCTCCTGTGATGCCATGCCCAAATAATTTGTCATTTT
Encoded here:
- a CDS encoding alpha/beta hydrolase, with protein sequence MMKRLFIPIIIIAFFAACDKEDTTPTVLVEQDIYEIKYGDDILQHMDVYLPADRTTNTKLLVFIHGGGWNTGDKSDFTVILSSLKGNGFAYANLNYRLANAAIGITLEDQIADIRAALDLLISKSTDFVISPDQIIIAGHSAGGHLALYTAYHNNGDGAIKAAISLAGPTDVTDDYFVYTPDLALLVENMTGTTYAADSTAWANASPVNYVTPVSPPTLLQYCGLDFTVPASQGEILSAKLAAMSVEYQYQFYPFYSHDMGTIFFGGYLPDDVKTHLLDFINTHAN
- a CDS encoding glycosyltransferase family 4 protein, with product MPQRKKVLHITIHLPFPTNHGASLFNSYKLISYLNKNHDVFFACFLKGDDVKYKDAFLADTGIKNYYFEVLNVVRNPVNLVKSYLKNMTINMFRNYSHTMKQKIDAIANDYDVIIAEHYEVMQYVPKSFKGKVIFRSHNAEFLIWSRYAEVEKNPIKKLVIQAEANRIKNWEFRYVKQADIVLGGTNDNEIHEPDPAKRKLKFRDYLHIGEDDQIKLPIPDFDTLENSLVYVGTLTWEANIEGLIWFVKGCWEKLKQQFPELKLYIIGKNPDPRLVELGKVYANIQIMGFVEDLETYFTKCKVNIIPLRFGSGMKVKTINGLCRGIPMVCTTIGAEGLKVEHNKDILITDDVEVFGTYVAKLLTDKEKWNSIAKNSKITAAQYYTWDSLYKILDEAI
- a CDS encoding peptidase C1, whose product is MQRIVLFSGMLLSAVMLHAQQPQKAEYRDPKNGYYQDVIMNDVQKAEPKTTKDNRIFKIDASGINAPKDPAAYTQIWHSNPVSQGNTNTCWCFSTTSFYESEVKRTSGLEVKLSEMYVVYYQYVERAKYFIAHRGDMSFGEGSETNGTTWMIKQYGIVPYDAYKGKTNTASFYNHATMFDEINSYLQGVKAGNNWNETEVVNTVKSILNFYMGEPPTTVKWQNANYSPIEFSKTILKLDMNNYVDFMSLMQKPFYTKAEYDVPDNWWNDATYYNVPVNEFMDALKMALKNGYSVSIGGDVSEPGWDSWNNMAVIPTWDISSENINDAARQLRLNNGSTTDDHAMHLVGYKEVDGKTWFLFKDSGSGSRNCGAASPSFGYMYVSEDYVKLKMMTFTVNKDAVKSYVDKFAAN
- a CDS encoding response regulator transcription factor, whose amino-acid sequence is MSKPKILYVEDEPNLGTIVCDTLEQKGFDVLLIKDGAKVMESFAKFTPDICVLDVMLPNVDGFELGKLITTKYPRLPIIFLTAKTQTQDVLQGFNSGATDYIRKPFSIEELIVRINNQLHLNKIAGNLGDTITIGKFIFHANKYELQHGETLYKLSNREAEVLQVFARNMNKITDRKQLLLEVWGDDSFFHSRNLDVYIRKLREYFGNQNGVEIITLKGKGYQFVVE